Proteins from a genomic interval of Medicago truncatula cultivar Jemalong A17 chromosome 3, MtrunA17r5.0-ANR, whole genome shotgun sequence:
- the LOC11413769 gene encoding importin subunit beta-3 isoform X3 encodes MKLKFTFPSKNRHRTSTSASVTSPPPPPPPPPLESSLRNPFEPDINPPPRNYLEEIVNKRRRIEENQDESLLHGFELQQHVATILQSNDLSSLQEVIDEYANSKDESLFTIFKSFAHHYPNAFALKLAKLLEFQPPIQTRIETVNHLLQVLPEGINGPFNSIILLELKNPLLHSLKAESEEILFLSLCEAIGLLADRFYRCSLGGWVELLEYVLACFSSEVQSENKKGLLLLTVIPVDVANERAFWLNQGNFDLVFGSILEWTYRDKELKGLAYNASISLMLLSQELKRTDVCDFLLPNLLSIIDEHGEEEVLVDRVKRLGDLVTLDDDGKIFAGVHREVFWCMIRAVEIEAASEEVMCEAIVVIKEFDTVDVETMESVIGNLSLEEVKRVFAVAMKMLSCVIDDPLWYDVDDKNCTEAGFSDAFHRGQFLFNFLSLDGDEYVFVPTAIGMITTKYASNVDWRLRHAAMLAIASIAEKNLNEMDMMLYFNEVAILVLKSLDEPNHRVLWATMHAVKCLSECKELLMRSQYHKKFLEKLVPVIRCNSCARVQVEAIDTLKSFAVSMQEIFRQNHYDTTMEALKAILSNKYSLPKLLLCAKCQECMVYLVRKVGPDDFKEQEAVQVVESLISLDGKLSNTEYLTKCIILKALDQICQCPKVSVDKFIDKIMPMLIACAQPLLDLTGEETNDDSLSNEDKRLVETMRARACNTLSHCAVRSSINFSPHIAKVTPMFIRLLGCSSSEIRKASILGLPKLLLSAILGDKSNDTKRDTTFIIVQALTQVLKTETDRDLSTLVLRLLGRCIETSSTFFTDQLIKIVTDEINDTIRRIIKFEIEKAQESGRRIIIEKAQEVGTSEDVFRSLSVQETIEEVVNLTATAIHTFEDQLMVPVNDLMSNVSVFLHATRAFGICAMYGGNQFKFYASAGISYLSKVISKGLSTSELYDTAVAALGKICEFHRDNTGSMVVKKWLYFLPLKHDLYMHMGCFLN; translated from the exons ATGAAACTGAAATTCACTTTTCCCTCCAAAAACCGCCACCGAACCTCCACTTCCGCCTCCGTCACCTCTCCACCACCGCCGCCGCCACCTCCACCGCTAGAATCTTCCCTTCGCAACCCTTTCGAACCGGATATAAACCCGCCACCGCGCAACTACTTGGAAGAAATAGTCAACAAACGAAGACGCATCGAAGAAAACCAAGACGAATCACTCCTCCATGGCTTCGAACTTCAACAACACGTCGCAACGATTCTTCAATCCAACGATCTTTCATCGCTTCAAGAAGTAATCGACGAGTACGCGAATTCCAAGGACGAATCAttattcacaattttcaaatcatTCGCACATCATTACCCTAACGCATTCGCTTTGAAACTTGCAAAGCTTCTAGAATTTCAACCTCCGATTCAAACGAGAATCGAAACCGTTAATCatcttcttcaagttcttcccGAAGGAATTAACGGTCCTTTCAATTCTATTATCTTACTCGAACTGAAGAATCCTCTTCTTCATTCGCTTAAGGCGGAATCTGAAGAGATTCTGTTTCTTTCGCTATGCGAAGCGATTGGTTTACTTGCTGATAGGTTTTACCGGTGTTCTCTTGGTGGTTGGGTGGAGCTTCTTGAGTATGTTCTCGCTTGTTTTTCCAGTGAAGTGCAATCGGAAAATAAGAAAGGGCTTTTGTTGTTAACGGTAATACCGGTGGATGTTGCGAATGAGAGAGCATTTTGGTTGAATCAAGGGAATTTTGATCTTGTGTTTGGGAGTATCTTGGAATGGACTTATCGGGATAAGGAATTGAAGGGATTGGCATACAATGCATCAATTTCGTTGATGTTATTGTCGCAGGAGCTTAAGAGAACAGATGTATGCGATTTTCTGTTGCCGAATTTGTTGAGTATTATCGATGAACATGGGGAAGAAGAGGTTTTGGTGGATAGGGTTAAGCGTTTGGGCGATTTAGTTACGTTGGATGATGATGGAAAGATCTTTGCGGGGGTACATCGTGAAGTGTTTTGGTGCATGATTCGTGCAGTGGAGATAGAAGCTGCGAGCGAAGAGGTGATGTGTGAGGCGATAGTTGTTATCAAGGAGTTTGATACGGTGGATGTGGAGACGATGGAAAGTGTGATTGGGAATCTTTCTCTGGAGGAAGTGAAGAGGGTATTTGCGGTTGCTATGAAGATGCTATCGTGTGTTATTGATGATCCTCTTTGGTATGATGTGGATGATAAGAATTGTACAGAAGCGGGGTTTTCCGATGCTTTCCATCGTGGACAGTTCTTGTTCAATTTCCTCTCTTTAGATGGGGATGAATATGTGTTTGTTCCCACTGCAATTGGGATGATAACAACGAAATATGCATCGAATGTTGATTGGCGGTTACGTCATGCAGCTATGCTTGCCATTGCTTCAATTGCAGAGAAAAACCTCAACGAGATG GACATGATGCTATACTTTAACGAAGTTGCGATACTGGTCCTTAAGTCACTGGATGAGCCGAACCACCGAGTACTTTGGGCTACTATGCATGCAGTTAAGTGTTTGAGTGAATGTAAGGAACTATTAATGCGTTCTCAATATCACAAGAAGTTCTTGGAGAAACTAGTTCCTGTCATCAGGTGTAATTCTTGTGCCCGTGTGCAG GTTGAAGCTATTGATACCCTGAAATCGTTTGCAGTTTCAATGCAG GAAATTTTTCGCCAAAATCATTACGATACAACAATGGAAGCATTGAAAGCTATTTTGTCCAATAAGTATAGTTTACCCAAATTGTTGCTCTGTGCCAAATGTCAAGAATGCATGGTTTATCTTGTTAGGAAAGTTGGGCCAGATGATTTCAAAGAGCAGGAAGCTGTTCAG GTGGTGGAATCTCTAATATCACTTGATGGAAAATTGAGCAATACAGAATACTTAACAAAATGTATCATTTTAAAG GCTTTGGATCAAATCTGTCAATGCCCAAAAGTGAGTGTTGACAAATTTATAGATAAAATTATGCCAATGTTGATTGCATGCGCTCAGCCGCTTCTTGACTTAACAGGCGAGGAGACCAATGATGATAG CCTAAGCAACGAGGACAAGCGTTTGGTTGAAACAATGAGAGCCCGGGCTTGTAATACATTGTCACATTGTGCTGTTCGGTCATCTATAAACTTTTCCCCCCACATTGCCAAG GTCACTCCAATGTTTATACGTTTGCTTGGTTGTTCTAGTTCTGAAATTCGCAAGGCTTCTATTTTAG GTCTTCCAAAACTATTACTCTCAGCTATATTAGGTGACAAAAGTAATGACACTAAAAGAGATACAACTTTCATCATTGTGCAAGCGCTGACTCAAGTGCTGAAGACG GAAACTGATAGGGATTTGTCTACATTAGTATTGAGGTTACTTGGCAGATGCATTGAG ACCTCTAGTACATTTTTCACTGATCAATTGATCAAGATTGTTACTGACGAGATAAACGATACAATAAGAAggattattaaatttgaaatagaGAAAGCACAAGAGTCGGGGAGAAGGATTATTATAGAGAAAGCCCAAGAGGTGGGGACCTCGGAAGATGTATTTAGATCTTTGTCAGTGCAAGAAACAATTGAG GAAGTAGTCAACTTAACAGCAACAGCAATTCACACATTTGAAGACCAACTCATGGTACCTGTTAATGACCTCATGTCAAATGTTTCCGTGTTTTTG CATGCTACACGGGCGTTTGGTATCTGTGCTATGTATGGAGGAAATCAATTTAAATTCTATGCTAGTG CGGGTATCTCATATCTAAGTAAAGTCATCAGTAAAGGACTTTCAACTAGTGAACTATATGATACCGCAGTTGCAGCTCTTGGAAAAATCTGTGAATTTCACCGTGACAATACCGGCTCTATG GTagttaaaaaatggttatacTTCTTGCCACTGAAGCATGACTTATATATGCACATGGGCTGCTTTCTAAATTGA
- the LOC11413769 gene encoding importin-5 isoform X1 yields MKLKFTFPSKNRHRTSTSASVTSPPPPPPPPPLESSLRNPFEPDINPPPRNYLEEIVNKRRRIEENQDESLLHGFELQQHVATILQSNDLSSLQEVIDEYANSKDESLFTIFKSFAHHYPNAFALKLAKLLEFQPPIQTRIETVNHLLQVLPEGINGPFNSIILLELKNPLLHSLKAESEEILFLSLCEAIGLLADRFYRCSLGGWVELLEYVLACFSSEVQSENKKGLLLLTVIPVDVANERAFWLNQGNFDLVFGSILEWTYRDKELKGLAYNASISLMLLSQELKRTDVCDFLLPNLLSIIDEHGEEEVLVDRVKRLGDLVTLDDDGKIFAGVHREVFWCMIRAVEIEAASEEVMCEAIVVIKEFDTVDVETMESVIGNLSLEEVKRVFAVAMKMLSCVIDDPLWYDVDDKNCTEAGFSDAFHRGQFLFNFLSLDGDEYVFVPTAIGMITTKYASNVDWRLRHAAMLAIASIAEKNLNEMDMMLYFNEVAILVLKSLDEPNHRVLWATMHAVKCLSECKELLMRSQYHKKFLEKLVPVIRCNSCARVQVEAIDTLKSFAVSMQEIFRQNHYDTTMEALKAILSNKYSLPKLLLCAKCQECMVYLVRKVGPDDFKEQEAVQVVESLISLDGKLSNTEYLTKCIILKALDQICQCPKVSVDKFIDKIMPMLIACAQPLLDLTGEETNDDSLSNEDKRLVETMRARACNTLSHCAVRSSINFSPHIAKVTPMFIRLLGCSSSEIRKASILGLPKLLLSAILGDKSNDTKRDTTFIIVQALTQVLKTETDRDLSTLVLRLLGRCIETSSTFFTDQLIKIVTDEINDTIRRIIKFEIEKAQESGRRIIIEKAQEVGTSEDVFRSLSVQETIEEVVNLTATAIHTFEDQLMVPVNDLMSNVSVFLAHDKPDRVIAFAISIFNVILPLYPDKLPPYHNKYIFTSCHVLEKNYPCAQLHATRAFGICAMYGGNQFKFYASAGISYLSKVISKGLSTSELYDTAVAALGKICEFHRDNTGSMVVKKWLYFLPLKHDLYMHMGCFLN; encoded by the exons ATGAAACTGAAATTCACTTTTCCCTCCAAAAACCGCCACCGAACCTCCACTTCCGCCTCCGTCACCTCTCCACCACCGCCGCCGCCACCTCCACCGCTAGAATCTTCCCTTCGCAACCCTTTCGAACCGGATATAAACCCGCCACCGCGCAACTACTTGGAAGAAATAGTCAACAAACGAAGACGCATCGAAGAAAACCAAGACGAATCACTCCTCCATGGCTTCGAACTTCAACAACACGTCGCAACGATTCTTCAATCCAACGATCTTTCATCGCTTCAAGAAGTAATCGACGAGTACGCGAATTCCAAGGACGAATCAttattcacaattttcaaatcatTCGCACATCATTACCCTAACGCATTCGCTTTGAAACTTGCAAAGCTTCTAGAATTTCAACCTCCGATTCAAACGAGAATCGAAACCGTTAATCatcttcttcaagttcttcccGAAGGAATTAACGGTCCTTTCAATTCTATTATCTTACTCGAACTGAAGAATCCTCTTCTTCATTCGCTTAAGGCGGAATCTGAAGAGATTCTGTTTCTTTCGCTATGCGAAGCGATTGGTTTACTTGCTGATAGGTTTTACCGGTGTTCTCTTGGTGGTTGGGTGGAGCTTCTTGAGTATGTTCTCGCTTGTTTTTCCAGTGAAGTGCAATCGGAAAATAAGAAAGGGCTTTTGTTGTTAACGGTAATACCGGTGGATGTTGCGAATGAGAGAGCATTTTGGTTGAATCAAGGGAATTTTGATCTTGTGTTTGGGAGTATCTTGGAATGGACTTATCGGGATAAGGAATTGAAGGGATTGGCATACAATGCATCAATTTCGTTGATGTTATTGTCGCAGGAGCTTAAGAGAACAGATGTATGCGATTTTCTGTTGCCGAATTTGTTGAGTATTATCGATGAACATGGGGAAGAAGAGGTTTTGGTGGATAGGGTTAAGCGTTTGGGCGATTTAGTTACGTTGGATGATGATGGAAAGATCTTTGCGGGGGTACATCGTGAAGTGTTTTGGTGCATGATTCGTGCAGTGGAGATAGAAGCTGCGAGCGAAGAGGTGATGTGTGAGGCGATAGTTGTTATCAAGGAGTTTGATACGGTGGATGTGGAGACGATGGAAAGTGTGATTGGGAATCTTTCTCTGGAGGAAGTGAAGAGGGTATTTGCGGTTGCTATGAAGATGCTATCGTGTGTTATTGATGATCCTCTTTGGTATGATGTGGATGATAAGAATTGTACAGAAGCGGGGTTTTCCGATGCTTTCCATCGTGGACAGTTCTTGTTCAATTTCCTCTCTTTAGATGGGGATGAATATGTGTTTGTTCCCACTGCAATTGGGATGATAACAACGAAATATGCATCGAATGTTGATTGGCGGTTACGTCATGCAGCTATGCTTGCCATTGCTTCAATTGCAGAGAAAAACCTCAACGAGATG GACATGATGCTATACTTTAACGAAGTTGCGATACTGGTCCTTAAGTCACTGGATGAGCCGAACCACCGAGTACTTTGGGCTACTATGCATGCAGTTAAGTGTTTGAGTGAATGTAAGGAACTATTAATGCGTTCTCAATATCACAAGAAGTTCTTGGAGAAACTAGTTCCTGTCATCAGGTGTAATTCTTGTGCCCGTGTGCAG GTTGAAGCTATTGATACCCTGAAATCGTTTGCAGTTTCAATGCAG GAAATTTTTCGCCAAAATCATTACGATACAACAATGGAAGCATTGAAAGCTATTTTGTCCAATAAGTATAGTTTACCCAAATTGTTGCTCTGTGCCAAATGTCAAGAATGCATGGTTTATCTTGTTAGGAAAGTTGGGCCAGATGATTTCAAAGAGCAGGAAGCTGTTCAG GTGGTGGAATCTCTAATATCACTTGATGGAAAATTGAGCAATACAGAATACTTAACAAAATGTATCATTTTAAAG GCTTTGGATCAAATCTGTCAATGCCCAAAAGTGAGTGTTGACAAATTTATAGATAAAATTATGCCAATGTTGATTGCATGCGCTCAGCCGCTTCTTGACTTAACAGGCGAGGAGACCAATGATGATAG CCTAAGCAACGAGGACAAGCGTTTGGTTGAAACAATGAGAGCCCGGGCTTGTAATACATTGTCACATTGTGCTGTTCGGTCATCTATAAACTTTTCCCCCCACATTGCCAAG GTCACTCCAATGTTTATACGTTTGCTTGGTTGTTCTAGTTCTGAAATTCGCAAGGCTTCTATTTTAG GTCTTCCAAAACTATTACTCTCAGCTATATTAGGTGACAAAAGTAATGACACTAAAAGAGATACAACTTTCATCATTGTGCAAGCGCTGACTCAAGTGCTGAAGACG GAAACTGATAGGGATTTGTCTACATTAGTATTGAGGTTACTTGGCAGATGCATTGAG ACCTCTAGTACATTTTTCACTGATCAATTGATCAAGATTGTTACTGACGAGATAAACGATACAATAAGAAggattattaaatttgaaatagaGAAAGCACAAGAGTCGGGGAGAAGGATTATTATAGAGAAAGCCCAAGAGGTGGGGACCTCGGAAGATGTATTTAGATCTTTGTCAGTGCAAGAAACAATTGAG GAAGTAGTCAACTTAACAGCAACAGCAATTCACACATTTGAAGACCAACTCATGGTACCTGTTAATGACCTCATGTCAAATGTTTCCGTGTTTTTG GCCCATGACAAGCCAGATAGAGTGATAGCTTTTGCAATTTCCATTTTTAACGTTATCTTGCCACTATACCCAGACAAATTGCCGCC GTatcataacaaatatatttttacctCCTGTCATGTTTTAGAGAAAAATTATCCTTGTGCGCAGCTG CATGCTACACGGGCGTTTGGTATCTGTGCTATGTATGGAGGAAATCAATTTAAATTCTATGCTAGTG CGGGTATCTCATATCTAAGTAAAGTCATCAGTAAAGGACTTTCAACTAGTGAACTATATGATACCGCAGTTGCAGCTCTTGGAAAAATCTGTGAATTTCACCGTGACAATACCGGCTCTATG GTagttaaaaaatggttatacTTCTTGCCACTGAAGCATGACTTATATATGCACATGGGCTGCTTTCTAAATTGA
- the LOC11413769 gene encoding importin subunit beta-3 isoform X2: MKLKFTFPSKNRHRTSTSASVTSPPPPPPPPPLESSLRNPFEPDINPPPRNYLEEIVNKRRRIEENQDESLLHGFELQQHVATILQSNDLSSLQEVIDEYANSKDESLFTIFKSFAHHYPNAFALKLAKLLEFQPPIQTRIETVNHLLQVLPEGINGPFNSIILLELKNPLLHSLKAESEEILFLSLCEAIGLLADRFYRCSLGGWVELLEYVLACFSSEVQSENKKGLLLLTVIPVDVANERAFWLNQGNFDLVFGSILEWTYRDKELKGLAYNASISLMLLSQELKRTDVCDFLLPNLLSIIDEHGEEEVLVDRVKRLGDLVTLDDDGKIFAGVHREVFWCMIRAVEIEAASEEVMCEAIVVIKEFDTVDVETMESVIGNLSLEEVKRVFAVAMKMLSCVIDDPLWYDVDDKNCTEAGFSDAFHRGQFLFNFLSLDGDEYVFVPTAIGMITTKYASNVDWRLRHAAMLAIASIAEKNLNEMDMMLYFNEVAILVLKSLDEPNHRVLWATMHAVKCLSECKELLMRSQYHKKFLEKLVPVIRCNSCARVQVEAIDTLKSFAVSMQEIFRQNHYDTTMEALKAILSNKYSLPKLLLCAKCQECMVYLVRKVGPDDFKEQEAVQVVESLISLDGKLSNTEYLTKCIILKALDQICQCPKVSVDKFIDKIMPMLIACAQPLLDLTGEETNDDSLSNEDKRLVETMRARACNTLSHCAVRSSINFSPHIAKFIHAGNLFLANVKHMQETDRDLSTLVLRLLGRCIETSSTFFTDQLIKIVTDEINDTIRRIIKFEIEKAQESGRRIIIEKAQEVGTSEDVFRSLSVQETIEEVVNLTATAIHTFEDQLMVPVNDLMSNVSVFLAHDKPDRVIAFAISIFNVILPLYPDKLPPYHNKYIFTSCHVLEKNYPCAQLHATRAFGICAMYGGNQFKFYASAGISYLSKVISKGLSTSELYDTAVAALGKICEFHRDNTGSMVVKKWLYFLPLKHDLYMHMGCFLN, translated from the exons ATGAAACTGAAATTCACTTTTCCCTCCAAAAACCGCCACCGAACCTCCACTTCCGCCTCCGTCACCTCTCCACCACCGCCGCCGCCACCTCCACCGCTAGAATCTTCCCTTCGCAACCCTTTCGAACCGGATATAAACCCGCCACCGCGCAACTACTTGGAAGAAATAGTCAACAAACGAAGACGCATCGAAGAAAACCAAGACGAATCACTCCTCCATGGCTTCGAACTTCAACAACACGTCGCAACGATTCTTCAATCCAACGATCTTTCATCGCTTCAAGAAGTAATCGACGAGTACGCGAATTCCAAGGACGAATCAttattcacaattttcaaatcatTCGCACATCATTACCCTAACGCATTCGCTTTGAAACTTGCAAAGCTTCTAGAATTTCAACCTCCGATTCAAACGAGAATCGAAACCGTTAATCatcttcttcaagttcttcccGAAGGAATTAACGGTCCTTTCAATTCTATTATCTTACTCGAACTGAAGAATCCTCTTCTTCATTCGCTTAAGGCGGAATCTGAAGAGATTCTGTTTCTTTCGCTATGCGAAGCGATTGGTTTACTTGCTGATAGGTTTTACCGGTGTTCTCTTGGTGGTTGGGTGGAGCTTCTTGAGTATGTTCTCGCTTGTTTTTCCAGTGAAGTGCAATCGGAAAATAAGAAAGGGCTTTTGTTGTTAACGGTAATACCGGTGGATGTTGCGAATGAGAGAGCATTTTGGTTGAATCAAGGGAATTTTGATCTTGTGTTTGGGAGTATCTTGGAATGGACTTATCGGGATAAGGAATTGAAGGGATTGGCATACAATGCATCAATTTCGTTGATGTTATTGTCGCAGGAGCTTAAGAGAACAGATGTATGCGATTTTCTGTTGCCGAATTTGTTGAGTATTATCGATGAACATGGGGAAGAAGAGGTTTTGGTGGATAGGGTTAAGCGTTTGGGCGATTTAGTTACGTTGGATGATGATGGAAAGATCTTTGCGGGGGTACATCGTGAAGTGTTTTGGTGCATGATTCGTGCAGTGGAGATAGAAGCTGCGAGCGAAGAGGTGATGTGTGAGGCGATAGTTGTTATCAAGGAGTTTGATACGGTGGATGTGGAGACGATGGAAAGTGTGATTGGGAATCTTTCTCTGGAGGAAGTGAAGAGGGTATTTGCGGTTGCTATGAAGATGCTATCGTGTGTTATTGATGATCCTCTTTGGTATGATGTGGATGATAAGAATTGTACAGAAGCGGGGTTTTCCGATGCTTTCCATCGTGGACAGTTCTTGTTCAATTTCCTCTCTTTAGATGGGGATGAATATGTGTTTGTTCCCACTGCAATTGGGATGATAACAACGAAATATGCATCGAATGTTGATTGGCGGTTACGTCATGCAGCTATGCTTGCCATTGCTTCAATTGCAGAGAAAAACCTCAACGAGATG GACATGATGCTATACTTTAACGAAGTTGCGATACTGGTCCTTAAGTCACTGGATGAGCCGAACCACCGAGTACTTTGGGCTACTATGCATGCAGTTAAGTGTTTGAGTGAATGTAAGGAACTATTAATGCGTTCTCAATATCACAAGAAGTTCTTGGAGAAACTAGTTCCTGTCATCAGGTGTAATTCTTGTGCCCGTGTGCAG GTTGAAGCTATTGATACCCTGAAATCGTTTGCAGTTTCAATGCAG GAAATTTTTCGCCAAAATCATTACGATACAACAATGGAAGCATTGAAAGCTATTTTGTCCAATAAGTATAGTTTACCCAAATTGTTGCTCTGTGCCAAATGTCAAGAATGCATGGTTTATCTTGTTAGGAAAGTTGGGCCAGATGATTTCAAAGAGCAGGAAGCTGTTCAG GTGGTGGAATCTCTAATATCACTTGATGGAAAATTGAGCAATACAGAATACTTAACAAAATGTATCATTTTAAAG GCTTTGGATCAAATCTGTCAATGCCCAAAAGTGAGTGTTGACAAATTTATAGATAAAATTATGCCAATGTTGATTGCATGCGCTCAGCCGCTTCTTGACTTAACAGGCGAGGAGACCAATGATGATAG CCTAAGCAACGAGGACAAGCGTTTGGTTGAAACAATGAGAGCCCGGGCTTGTAATACATTGTCACATTGTGCTGTTCGGTCATCTATAAACTTTTCCCCCCACATTGCCAAG TTTATACATGCAGGAAACTTATTTCTTGCCAATGTGAAACACATGCAGGAAACTGATAGGGATTTGTCTACATTAGTATTGAGGTTACTTGGCAGATGCATTGAG ACCTCTAGTACATTTTTCACTGATCAATTGATCAAGATTGTTACTGACGAGATAAACGATACAATAAGAAggattattaaatttgaaatagaGAAAGCACAAGAGTCGGGGAGAAGGATTATTATAGAGAAAGCCCAAGAGGTGGGGACCTCGGAAGATGTATTTAGATCTTTGTCAGTGCAAGAAACAATTGAG GAAGTAGTCAACTTAACAGCAACAGCAATTCACACATTTGAAGACCAACTCATGGTACCTGTTAATGACCTCATGTCAAATGTTTCCGTGTTTTTG GCCCATGACAAGCCAGATAGAGTGATAGCTTTTGCAATTTCCATTTTTAACGTTATCTTGCCACTATACCCAGACAAATTGCCGCC GTatcataacaaatatatttttacctCCTGTCATGTTTTAGAGAAAAATTATCCTTGTGCGCAGCTG CATGCTACACGGGCGTTTGGTATCTGTGCTATGTATGGAGGAAATCAATTTAAATTCTATGCTAGTG CGGGTATCTCATATCTAAGTAAAGTCATCAGTAAAGGACTTTCAACTAGTGAACTATATGATACCGCAGTTGCAGCTCTTGGAAAAATCTGTGAATTTCACCGTGACAATACCGGCTCTATG GTagttaaaaaatggttatacTTCTTGCCACTGAAGCATGACTTATATATGCACATGGGCTGCTTTCTAAATTGA